In the Leifsonia sp. 466MF genome, one interval contains:
- a CDS encoding cation diffusion facilitator family transporter, whose product MTYETHTHDHGDTHDHGHPHDHEHPHDHDHDHDHDHHHPTGFRGFLYGMFVPHSHDAADSIDDAMEASTEGVRALKISLFVLLATTLLQAVIVAFSGSVALLADTVHNFSDALTAVPLWVAFVLGRRVATRRYTYGYGRAEDLAGLFIIAVVALSAIVAAWQSIDRLFHPHPLENLGWVIVAGLIGFAGNEAVAIYRIRVGRRIGSAALVADGVHARIDGFTSLAVVLGALGVMLGFPLADPIVGVLISAAIVVLLWGTVRSIGRRLLDGIEPDLVELLEHALIETPGVVSVPRVQLRWVGHRLHGSAELAVDAVGLGDAHRIAAAARAHAREHLRTLDELHLEVTPPDTVSVPGHHEAANPPSR is encoded by the coding sequence GTGACCTACGAGACGCACACGCACGACCACGGGGACACGCACGACCACGGGCACCCGCACGACCACGAGCACCCGCACGACCACGACCACGACCACGACCACGACCATCACCACCCGACCGGGTTCCGCGGCTTCCTGTACGGGATGTTCGTCCCGCACTCGCACGACGCGGCCGACTCGATCGACGACGCGATGGAGGCGAGCACCGAGGGCGTCCGCGCTCTGAAGATCAGTCTGTTCGTCCTGCTCGCGACCACACTGCTGCAGGCGGTGATCGTCGCGTTCAGCGGCTCCGTCGCCCTGCTGGCGGACACGGTCCACAACTTCTCGGACGCCCTCACGGCCGTCCCCCTCTGGGTCGCCTTCGTACTCGGACGCCGGGTCGCCACCCGCCGCTACACCTACGGGTACGGGCGCGCCGAGGATCTGGCCGGCTTGTTCATCATCGCCGTCGTCGCGCTGTCGGCGATCGTGGCGGCCTGGCAGTCGATCGACCGGCTGTTCCACCCGCACCCGCTGGAGAACCTGGGCTGGGTGATCGTGGCCGGCCTGATCGGGTTCGCCGGCAACGAGGCGGTCGCGATCTACCGCATCCGGGTGGGCCGGCGCATCGGCTCGGCCGCGCTGGTCGCCGACGGCGTCCACGCCCGCATCGACGGCTTCACCTCCCTCGCGGTCGTCCTCGGCGCCCTGGGCGTGATGCTGGGGTTCCCTCTCGCCGATCCCATCGTGGGTGTGCTCATCTCGGCCGCGATCGTCGTGCTGCTCTGGGGCACCGTCCGGAGCATCGGCCGGCGGCTGCTCGACGGCATCGAGCCGGATCTGGTGGAGCTGCTCGAGCACGCCCTCATCGAGACGCCCGGAGTCGTCTCGGTACCGCGCGTGCAACTGCGCTGGGTGGGCCACCGGCTGCACGGGAGCGCCGAGCTCGCCGTCGACGCGGTCGGCCTCGGCGACGCCCACCGGATCGCGGCGGCCGCCCGCGCGCACGCGCGGGAGCACCTGCGGACGCTCGACGAACTGCATCTCGAAGTGACTCCGCCGGATACGGTCAGCGTGCCCGGCCATCATGAAGCGGCGAATCCGCCGAGCCGATGA
- a CDS encoding TetR/AcrR family transcriptional regulator, which translates to MPRQERAERTRLAILDAAAAEFDEHGYEGARLERIVERTGATKGAVYFHFRSKLDIARALVAEKYANWPVIIGEVEESGLRGLPAARELTRRVGALLASDVRVRAAMKLSQTVLPPSADENPYARWVAVLSRFLEQETEDRDGPEVDARAVATVAVHGIFGAYLIADERGALDALASDIERIWDVLAVSFGR; encoded by the coding sequence ATGCCGAGACAGGAGCGCGCGGAGAGAACGCGCCTCGCCATCCTCGACGCCGCCGCCGCGGAGTTCGACGAGCACGGGTACGAGGGCGCTCGCCTGGAGCGGATCGTCGAGCGGACGGGCGCGACGAAGGGCGCGGTGTACTTCCACTTCCGTTCGAAGCTCGATATCGCCCGGGCCCTGGTCGCCGAGAAGTACGCGAACTGGCCGGTCATCATCGGCGAGGTCGAGGAGTCCGGGTTGCGGGGGCTCCCCGCCGCGCGGGAGTTGACGCGCCGCGTCGGTGCGCTGCTGGCCTCGGACGTGCGCGTCCGTGCCGCCATGAAGCTGTCGCAGACCGTGCTGCCGCCGTCCGCCGACGAGAACCCCTACGCGCGCTGGGTCGCCGTCCTCTCGCGGTTCCTGGAGCAGGAGACCGAGGACCGCGACGGGCCGGAGGTGGATGCGCGAGCCGTCGCGACGGTCGCGGTGCACGGCATCTTCGGGGCGTACCTGATCGCGGACGAGCGCGGGGCGCTCGACGCGCTCGCGTCGGACATCGAGAGGATCTGGGACGTCCTCGCCGTGTCCTTCGGCCGCTGA
- a CDS encoding ArsR/SmtB family transcription factor: MHADKPICGRLPDSQYVELAVEVFAMLADATRVRIVLALRDAGELSVNHLADILDKQPAAVSQHLAKLRLARIVATRQDGQRVFYRLENEHASRLVSDAIFQAEHSLGGTPRHHHQAPTAEDEATA; this comes from the coding sequence ATGCATGCAGATAAGCCGATATGCGGGCGTCTCCCCGACAGCCAGTACGTGGAACTCGCCGTCGAGGTCTTCGCGATGCTGGCGGATGCCACCCGCGTGCGCATCGTCCTGGCGCTCCGGGATGCGGGCGAGCTGTCGGTGAACCATCTCGCGGACATCCTCGACAAACAGCCCGCAGCGGTGTCGCAGCACCTGGCGAAACTCCGGCTGGCACGGATCGTCGCCACCCGGCAGGACGGCCAGCGGGTGTTCTACCGGCTGGAGAACGAGCACGCGAGCCGCCTCGTGAGCGACGCGATCTTCCAGGCCGAGCACTCGCTCGGCGGCACGCCGCGCCACCACCACCAGGCGCCGACGGCAGAGGACGAGGCGACCGCGTGA
- a CDS encoding cation transporter, translating to MSTSAEVARRKRLVRAGIGLEATTLGWNVVGVVVLAIAVSSSASVALLGFGLDSLIEIGASTVVIWELTGSDERRQRLALRLIGIAFVLLGAYLLVQAAVTLATGHRAAPSPLGAGWTAATAAVMFLLAFGKARVGRLLANPVLAAEGRVTLVDGILATSVLLGIGLDGLLGWWWADPVAALVIVAYAAREAVHLFRE from the coding sequence ATGAGCACATCCGCGGAGGTCGCACGCCGGAAGAGGCTCGTCCGGGCCGGCATCGGCCTGGAAGCGACCACCCTCGGCTGGAACGTCGTCGGCGTCGTCGTCCTCGCGATCGCGGTCTCCTCCAGCGCCTCGGTCGCCCTGCTCGGATTCGGACTCGACAGCCTTATCGAGATCGGCGCCAGCACGGTGGTGATCTGGGAACTCACCGGATCGGACGAGAGGCGGCAGCGACTCGCCCTCCGGTTGATCGGCATCGCCTTCGTCCTCCTCGGCGCCTACCTGCTCGTCCAAGCGGCCGTCACGCTGGCGACGGGCCACCGCGCAGCTCCGAGCCCGTTGGGAGCGGGATGGACGGCCGCGACCGCCGCCGTCATGTTCCTGCTGGCCTTCGGGAAGGCACGCGTCGGCCGCCTCCTCGCCAACCCGGTGCTGGCCGCCGAAGGGCGCGTCACCCTGGTGGACGGCATCCTCGCCACGAGCGTCCTGCTCGGGATCGGCCTCGACGGGCTCCTCGGCTGGTGGTGGGCGGACCCGGTGGCCGCCCTCGTCATCGTCGCCTACGCCGCGCGCGAGGCCGTCCACCTCTTCCGGGAGTGA
- a CDS encoding YkvA family protein, translating to MPGWIWTVVGVLVALVVMWITLVVVLVVQQRRAGRDVDWRAILRLVPDVVRLIRRLATDPAVPRATRWWLYGLLVYLILPIDLIPDFLPGIGYADDAILTIVAVRFAVKHAGYDALERNWPGTADGLDSLLALARVDRPPGRRPGM from the coding sequence ATGCCCGGGTGGATCTGGACCGTCGTCGGTGTGCTCGTCGCCCTGGTCGTGATGTGGATCACCCTCGTCGTGGTCCTGGTCGTGCAGCAGCGCCGGGCCGGACGCGATGTGGACTGGCGGGCGATCCTGCGCCTGGTGCCCGACGTCGTCCGCCTGATCCGTCGGCTCGCCACCGATCCGGCCGTACCGCGCGCCACCCGCTGGTGGCTCTACGGACTGCTCGTGTACCTGATCCTCCCGATCGACCTCATCCCCGACTTCCTTCCCGGTATCGGCTACGCCGACGATGCGATCCTCACGATCGTCGCGGTGCGCTTCGCCGTGAAGCACGCGGGCTACGACGCGCTCGAACGCAACTGGCCGGGGACGGCGGACGGCCTCGACAGCCTTCTGGCGCTCGCGCGCGTGGACCGGCCGCCGGGCCGGCGACCAGGGATGTAA
- a CDS encoding DedA family protein: MTGQLLALPLAASPLRTQTDPSELGGIAGLAARVMTALGEIGVGLCSLAEVVFPPIPSEVILPFAGFLAYQGSLNVVLVLLAATLGSFAGAAILYVLGRTLGEERAVRLLSRLPLVEEDDFTKAADWLKRHGRGAVFFGRLVPLVRSLISLPAGATRMPFGRFAAFTLAGTLLWNAILVGAGFALGTQYHLVERYTEYIDIVVYVAVGLVLGWLVLRRILRHRATRRDADPSS, translated from the coding sequence ATGACAGGACAGCTTCTCGCCCTGCCCCTGGCCGCGTCCCCGCTGCGGACGCAGACCGACCCGTCCGAGCTCGGCGGCATCGCCGGTCTCGCCGCCCGCGTCATGACCGCCCTCGGCGAGATCGGGGTGGGACTGTGCTCGTTGGCGGAGGTGGTGTTCCCGCCGATCCCGAGCGAGGTGATCCTGCCGTTCGCCGGATTCCTCGCGTACCAGGGGTCGCTGAACGTGGTGCTCGTACTGCTTGCGGCGACGCTCGGCAGCTTCGCCGGGGCGGCCATCCTGTACGTCCTCGGCCGAACGCTGGGTGAGGAGCGCGCCGTTCGGCTGCTGTCACGGCTGCCCCTGGTCGAGGAGGACGACTTCACCAAGGCCGCCGACTGGCTGAAGCGCCACGGACGCGGTGCCGTGTTCTTCGGCAGGCTCGTGCCCCTGGTGCGGAGCCTGATCTCGCTCCCCGCGGGCGCGACACGGATGCCGTTCGGCCGGTTCGCGGCGTTCACCCTGGCCGGGACGCTGCTCTGGAACGCGATCCTCGTGGGTGCCGGGTTCGCCCTCGGCACGCAGTACCACCTCGTCGAGCGGTACACGGAGTACATCGACATCGTCGTCTACGTAGCCGTCGGTCTCGTGCTCGGATGGCTGGTGCTCCGCCGCATCCTGCGTCATCGCGCAACGCGACGGGATGCGGACCCGTCGTCCTGA